The following are encoded together in the Nocardioides okcheonensis genome:
- the mihF gene encoding integration host factor, actinobacterial type, translated as MALPPLTPEQRQAALDKAAASRRERAEVKNRLKNSGGSILDVLAEGQTNEVIGKMRVVELLQSVPGLGRVRARQVMERLNIAESRRVRGLGVKQIAALEREFGPDAS; from the coding sequence GTGGCCTTGCCCCCTCTGACGCCCGAGCAGCGCCAGGCAGCCCTCGACAAGGCTGCGGCCTCGCGCCGTGAGCGCGCCGAGGTCAAGAACCGCCTGAAGAACTCCGGGGGCTCGATCCTCGACGTCCTCGCCGAGGGCCAGACCAACGAGGTCATCGGCAAGATGCGCGTCGTCGAGCTGCTCCAGTCGGTCCCCGGCCTGGGCCGGGTGCGCGCGCGCCAGGTCATGGAGCGCCTCAACATCGCCGAGAGCCGCCGCGTCCGCGGGCTCGGGGTCAAGCAGATCGCTGCGCTCGAGCGCGAGTTCGGCCCCGACGCGTCGTGA
- a CDS encoding quinone-dependent dihydroorotate dehydrogenase — MRPYDVLFERALTRVDPERIHHAAFRAIRAAAPVTSRLVGAPLERRVGAPAQVRALGLTFPHPLGLAAGFDKNAVGIDGLAALGFGHVEIGTVTGEAQPGNPTPRLFRLTDDHAIVNRMGFNNDGAEVVARRLAAWRSGGGSTILGVNIGKTKVVPEEDAVRDYEKSAGLLAPYADYLVVNVSSPNTPGLRDLQAVEKLEPLLAAVRRRADEVRPDHRVPLLVKIAPDLSDDDVLAVADLAVASGLDGVIATNTTIGRDGLATAAEEVERVGAGGLSGRPLTARSEQVVRMLRDRVGPDLTLVGVGGITTVDDARRRLAAGADLLQGYTGFVYEGPLWARRIVRGLVAGG, encoded by the coding sequence GTGAGGCCCTACGACGTCCTCTTCGAGCGGGCCCTCACCCGGGTCGACCCCGAGCGGATCCACCACGCCGCCTTCCGGGCCATCCGGGCGGCCGCGCCGGTGACGAGCCGGCTCGTCGGCGCGCCGCTGGAGCGCCGGGTCGGCGCACCTGCGCAGGTGCGGGCGCTCGGGCTGACCTTCCCGCACCCGCTCGGCCTCGCCGCCGGCTTCGACAAGAACGCCGTCGGCATCGACGGGCTCGCGGCGCTGGGCTTCGGGCACGTCGAGATCGGGACCGTCACCGGCGAGGCGCAGCCCGGCAACCCCACGCCGCGGCTCTTCCGGCTCACCGACGACCACGCCATCGTCAACCGGATGGGGTTCAACAACGACGGCGCGGAGGTCGTGGCCCGCCGCCTCGCCGCGTGGCGCAGCGGCGGCGGCTCGACGATCCTCGGTGTCAACATCGGCAAGACCAAGGTCGTGCCCGAGGAGGACGCGGTCCGCGACTACGAGAAGTCGGCCGGCCTGCTGGCCCCCTACGCCGACTACCTCGTGGTCAACGTCTCCTCGCCCAACACGCCCGGCCTGCGCGACCTCCAGGCGGTCGAGAAGCTCGAGCCCCTCCTGGCCGCCGTGCGCCGTCGCGCCGACGAGGTGCGCCCGGACCACCGCGTCCCGCTGCTGGTGAAGATCGCCCCGGACCTCAGCGACGACGACGTCCTCGCGGTCGCCGACCTCGCGGTCGCCTCCGGCCTGGACGGCGTCATCGCCACCAACACGACCATCGGCCGCGACGGCCTCGCCACGGCAGCCGAGGAGGTCGAGCGGGTCGGCGCCGGCGGTCTCAGCGGCCGACCGCTGACCGCCCGGTCGGAGCAGGTCGTGCGGATGCTGCGCGACCGGGTCGGCCCCGACCTGACGCTGGTGGGCGTCGGGGGCATCACCACCGTCGACGACGCCCGGCGCCGGCTGGCCGCGGGCGCCGACCTGCTGCAGGGCTACACCGGCTTCGTCTACGAGGGCCCGCTGTGGGCCCGCCGCATCGTGCGGGGGCTGGTCGCGGGTGGCTGA
- the pyrF gene encoding orotidine-5'-phosphate decarboxylase, whose translation MTPFGTRLAHAIEERGRFCVGIDPHAALLHEWGLGDDVASLERFALTVVEAVAPVVGVVKPQSAFYERFGSRGVAVLERVVAESRAAGALVLLDVKRGDIGSTSQAYADAYLHPTSPLACDAITASPYLGFGSLDPMVESCRRHGAGLFVLALTSNEEGPEVQHARTADGTVAGTVLRHLRDLNAGVEPVGSFGAVVGATIGETGEDLDVNGPLLVPGYGAQGGTVADLERILGRAARWALPSSSREVLRAGPDVTALREAALRGNDAVRGLGA comes from the coding sequence ATGACCCCGTTCGGCACCCGGCTGGCGCACGCGATCGAGGAGCGTGGCCGGTTCTGCGTCGGCATCGACCCGCACGCCGCGCTGCTCCACGAGTGGGGCCTCGGTGACGACGTGGCGTCGCTCGAGCGGTTCGCGCTGACGGTCGTCGAGGCGGTCGCTCCCGTGGTCGGGGTGGTCAAGCCGCAGAGCGCCTTCTACGAGCGCTTCGGCAGCCGGGGCGTCGCCGTGCTGGAGCGGGTGGTCGCGGAGTCGCGCGCCGCCGGCGCGCTCGTGCTGCTCGACGTCAAGCGCGGCGACATCGGCTCCACCAGCCAGGCCTACGCCGACGCCTACCTCCACCCGACCTCACCTCTGGCGTGCGACGCGATCACCGCCAGCCCCTACCTCGGGTTCGGCTCCCTCGACCCGATGGTCGAGTCGTGCCGCCGCCACGGCGCCGGGCTCTTCGTGCTCGCGCTCACCTCCAACGAGGAAGGGCCGGAGGTGCAGCACGCCCGGACGGCCGACGGCACGGTCGCAGGCACCGTGCTGCGGCACCTGCGCGACCTCAACGCCGGCGTCGAGCCGGTGGGGTCCTTCGGTGCGGTGGTCGGCGCGACCATCGGGGAGACGGGGGAGGACCTCGACGTCAACGGCCCGCTGCTGGTCCCCGGCTACGGCGCCCAGGGCGGCACCGTGGCCGACCTCGAGCGGATCCTCGGGCGGGCCGCGCGGTGGGCGCTGCCGAGCTCGAGCCGCGAGGTGCTGCGCGCCGGGCCCGACGTCACGGCCCTGCGCGAGGCCGCGCTGCGCGGCAACGACGCCGTGCGAGGGTTGGGGGCGTGA
- the carB gene encoding carbamoyl-phosphate synthase large subunit, translating into MPKRTDIQSVLVIGSGPIIIGQACEFDYSGTQACRVLRQEGLRVVLVNSNPATIMTDPEFADATYVEPITPEYVEKVIAKERPDALLATLGGQTALNCAMALDKAGILEKYGVELIGASIDAIERGENRQQFKKIVEELGGESARSVICHSMDDLLAAAGELGYPMVVRPSFTMGGTGSGMAYDEADLRRIGGAGLAASPTTEVLLEESILGWKEYELEVMRDRADNSVIVCSIENLDPMGVHTGDSITVAPALTLTDREYQKMRDLAIAIIRAVGVDTGGCNIQYAVNPADGRLIVIEMNPRVSRSSALASKATGFPIAKIAAKVAIGYTLDEIQNDITEETPASFEPTLDYVVVKVPRFAFEKFPEADPTLTTHMKSVGEAMAIGRNFTEALQKSLRSLESKHAPFDWHKEFVELDKASLLEEIRVPHDGRLKKVMDAIRAGATPEEIFEATKIDPWFVDQLALINEVAVQLIDATELTPDLLRLAKRHGFSDEQIGKIRGLSADVIRGVRHALGIRPVFKTVDTCAAEFAARTPYHYSSYDEETEVQPRAEGKEAVIILGSGPNRIGQGIEFDYSCVHASLALAEAGYETIMVNCNPETVSTDYDTSDRLYFEPLTLEDVLEIVHAEQQAGPVAGVVCQLGGQTPLGLAQGLADAGVPIVGTTPEAIHLAEERGAFGRVLADAGLPAPKHGTATSYPQAQRIAHEIGYPVLVRPSYVLGGRGMEIVYDDAALEAYLEKYVANGLINERQPVLVDRFLDDAVEIDVDALFDGEELFLGGVMEHIEEAGIHSGDSSCALPPITLGREEIDRIRRSTEAIARGLDVRGLLNIQFALASDVLYVLEANPRASRTVPFVSKATATPLAKAAARVMLGESIADLRVAGVLPAVGDGGHLPDGSPIAVKEAVMPFDRFKTADGRTVDALLGPEMRSTGEVMGFDAVFGTAFAKAQAAAYGSLPLSGRVFVSVANRDKRHMVFPVKQIADMGFEILATAGTAEVLRRNGVQATVVRKQSEGEGPDGEKTIVGKILDREVDLVINTPHGATSGGSPRADGYEIRTAAVLTDIPCITTIQGLGAAVQGLEAMRRGDIGVRSLQDWAALGAAANGGTTPA; encoded by the coding sequence ATGCCGAAGCGCACCGACATCCAGTCCGTCCTGGTCATCGGCTCCGGGCCGATCATCATCGGCCAGGCCTGCGAGTTCGACTACTCCGGCACCCAGGCCTGCCGCGTGCTGCGCCAGGAGGGCCTGCGGGTCGTCCTGGTCAACTCCAACCCGGCCACGATCATGACCGACCCGGAGTTCGCCGACGCGACCTACGTCGAGCCGATCACGCCGGAGTACGTCGAGAAGGTGATCGCCAAGGAGCGCCCCGACGCGCTGCTGGCCACCCTCGGCGGCCAGACCGCCCTCAACTGCGCGATGGCGCTCGACAAGGCCGGGATCCTCGAGAAGTACGGCGTCGAGCTGATCGGCGCGTCCATCGACGCCATCGAGCGCGGCGAGAACCGCCAGCAGTTCAAGAAGATCGTCGAGGAGCTCGGCGGAGAGTCCGCGCGCAGCGTGATCTGCCACTCGATGGACGACCTCCTCGCGGCGGCCGGCGAGCTCGGCTACCCGATGGTGGTGCGTCCCTCGTTCACGATGGGCGGCACCGGGTCCGGCATGGCCTACGACGAGGCCGACCTGCGCCGCATCGGCGGCGCCGGGCTGGCGGCCAGCCCGACGACCGAGGTGCTCCTCGAGGAGTCGATCCTCGGCTGGAAGGAGTACGAGCTCGAGGTGATGCGCGACCGCGCCGACAACAGCGTGATCGTCTGCTCCATCGAGAACCTCGACCCGATGGGCGTCCACACGGGCGACTCGATCACCGTCGCGCCGGCCCTCACCCTCACCGACCGCGAGTACCAGAAGATGCGCGACCTCGCGATCGCCATCATCCGAGCGGTCGGCGTCGACACGGGCGGCTGCAACATCCAGTACGCCGTCAACCCGGCCGACGGACGGCTCATCGTCATCGAGATGAACCCCCGCGTGTCCCGCTCCTCCGCGCTGGCCTCGAAGGCCACCGGCTTCCCGATCGCCAAGATCGCGGCGAAGGTCGCCATCGGCTACACCCTCGACGAGATCCAGAACGACATCACCGAGGAGACCCCGGCCTCGTTCGAGCCCACCCTCGACTACGTCGTGGTCAAGGTGCCGCGGTTCGCCTTCGAGAAGTTCCCCGAGGCCGACCCGACGCTCACCACGCACATGAAGTCGGTCGGCGAGGCGATGGCCATCGGCCGCAACTTCACCGAGGCGCTGCAGAAGTCGCTGCGCTCGCTGGAGAGCAAGCACGCGCCCTTCGACTGGCACAAGGAGTTCGTCGAGCTCGACAAGGCGTCGCTGCTCGAGGAGATCCGGGTCCCCCACGACGGGCGCCTCAAGAAGGTCATGGACGCGATCCGCGCCGGCGCGACGCCCGAGGAGATCTTCGAGGCGACGAAGATCGACCCGTGGTTCGTCGACCAGCTCGCGCTGATCAACGAGGTCGCGGTCCAGCTCATCGACGCCACCGAGCTCACCCCCGACCTGCTCCGCCTGGCCAAGCGCCACGGCTTCTCCGACGAGCAGATCGGCAAGATCCGGGGCTTGAGCGCCGACGTGATCCGCGGCGTGCGCCACGCCCTCGGGATCCGCCCGGTCTTCAAGACCGTCGACACCTGCGCAGCCGAGTTCGCCGCGCGCACGCCCTACCACTACTCCTCCTACGACGAGGAGACCGAGGTGCAGCCGCGCGCGGAGGGCAAGGAGGCCGTGATCATCCTCGGCTCCGGGCCCAACCGGATCGGCCAGGGCATCGAGTTCGACTACTCGTGCGTCCACGCCTCGCTCGCGCTCGCCGAGGCCGGCTACGAGACGATCATGGTCAACTGCAACCCCGAGACGGTGAGCACCGACTACGACACCTCCGACCGGCTCTACTTCGAGCCGCTCACGCTGGAGGACGTCCTCGAGATCGTCCACGCCGAGCAGCAGGCCGGCCCGGTCGCCGGCGTCGTGTGCCAGCTCGGCGGGCAGACGCCGCTCGGCCTCGCGCAGGGCCTCGCCGACGCCGGTGTGCCGATCGTCGGCACCACCCCGGAGGCGATCCACCTCGCCGAGGAGCGCGGCGCCTTCGGCCGCGTGCTGGCCGACGCCGGCCTGCCGGCGCCCAAGCACGGCACCGCGACGTCGTACCCCCAGGCGCAGCGGATCGCCCACGAGATCGGCTACCCGGTCCTGGTCCGGCCGTCCTACGTCCTCGGCGGGCGCGGCATGGAGATCGTCTACGACGACGCCGCGCTGGAGGCCTACCTGGAGAAGTACGTCGCCAACGGGCTGATCAACGAGCGCCAGCCGGTGCTGGTCGACCGCTTCCTCGACGACGCCGTCGAGATCGACGTCGACGCCCTCTTCGACGGCGAGGAGCTCTTCCTCGGCGGCGTGATGGAGCACATCGAGGAGGCCGGCATCCACTCGGGCGACTCGTCGTGCGCGCTGCCGCCGATCACGCTCGGGCGCGAGGAGATCGACCGGATCCGCCGCTCCACCGAGGCGATCGCCCGGGGCCTGGACGTGCGGGGCCTGCTCAACATCCAGTTCGCGCTGGCCTCCGACGTGCTCTACGTCCTCGAGGCCAACCCGCGCGCCTCGCGCACGGTCCCGTTCGTCTCGAAGGCCACCGCGACGCCGCTGGCCAAGGCGGCCGCCCGGGTGATGCTCGGCGAGTCGATCGCCGACCTGCGGGTGGCCGGGGTGCTGCCCGCGGTGGGCGACGGCGGCCACCTGCCCGACGGCTCGCCGATCGCGGTCAAGGAGGCGGTCATGCCGTTCGACCGGTTCAAGACCGCCGACGGCCGCACCGTCGACGCGCTGCTCGGTCCCGAGATGCGCTCGACCGGCGAGGTGATGGGCTTCGACGCCGTGTTCGGCACGGCGTTCGCCAAGGCGCAGGCCGCGGCCTACGGCTCGCTGCCGCTGTCGGGGCGGGTCTTCGTGTCGGTCGCCAACCGCGACAAGCGGCACATGGTCTTCCCGGTCAAGCAGATCGCCGACATGGGCTTCGAGATCCTCGCCACCGCCGGTACGGCCGAGGTGCTGCGCCGCAACGGCGTGCAGGCCACGGTCGTGCGCAAGCAGTCCGAGGGCGAGGGTCCCGACGGCGAGAAGACGATCGTCGGCAAGATCCTCGACCGCGAGGTCGACCTGGTGATCAACACGCCGCACGGCGCCACCAGCGGCGGCTCGCCGCGCGCCGACGGCTACGAGATCCGTACGGCCGCGGTGCTCACCGACATCCCCTGCATCACGACGATCCAGGGCCTCGGCGCCGCCGTGCAGGGCCTGGAGGCGATGCGGCGCGGCGACATCGGCGTGCGCTCGCTGCAGGACTGGGCGGCGCTCGGCGCCGCGGCGAACGGCGGGACGACCCCGGCGTGA
- the carA gene encoding glutamine-hydrolyzing carbamoyl-phosphate synthase small subunit, which yields MALPAPARSRSALLVLEDGRTFRGESFGAEGETFGEAVFSTGMSGYQETLTDPSYHRQVVVMTAPHVGNTGMNDEDPESSRIWVAGYVVRDPARVPSNWRSTRTLDDSLREQGVVGISGVDTRALTRHLRERGAMRVGISTTETDAERLLARVRESGEMTGANLSEAVSTTEAYVVPAVGTKRFTVAAVDLGIKANTPRMMSERGIEVHVLPATATLDDVRATGADGLFFSNGPGDPAATTGQVALLQDALRAGIPYFGICFGNQLFGRALGFGTYKLKYGHRGINQPVMDRTTGKVEVTAHNHGFAVDAPLEGSTTTEFGEVTVSHVCLNDDVVEGLELRDAGGRLRSFSVQYHPEAAAGPHDAAYLFDRFCDLMGGTL from the coding sequence ATGGCTCTGCCTGCCCCTGCCCGGTCCCGGTCAGCACTGCTGGTCCTCGAGGACGGGCGCACCTTTCGCGGTGAATCCTTCGGCGCCGAGGGCGAGACCTTCGGCGAGGCGGTCTTCTCCACCGGCATGTCCGGCTACCAGGAGACGCTGACCGACCCCAGCTACCACCGGCAGGTCGTCGTGATGACGGCCCCCCACGTCGGCAACACCGGCATGAACGACGAGGACCCCGAGTCCTCGCGCATCTGGGTCGCCGGCTACGTCGTCCGCGACCCCGCCCGGGTGCCCAGCAACTGGCGCAGCACCCGCACCCTCGACGACTCGCTGCGCGAGCAGGGCGTTGTCGGGATCAGCGGCGTCGACACCCGCGCGCTGACCCGCCACCTGCGTGAGCGAGGCGCGATGCGGGTCGGCATCTCCACCACCGAGACCGACGCCGAGCGGCTGCTGGCCCGCGTGCGCGAGTCCGGCGAGATGACCGGCGCCAACCTCAGCGAGGCGGTCAGCACGACCGAGGCCTACGTCGTGCCCGCCGTCGGCACGAAGCGGTTCACCGTCGCCGCCGTCGACCTCGGCATCAAGGCCAACACCCCGCGGATGATGAGCGAGCGCGGCATCGAGGTGCACGTGCTGCCCGCCACCGCGACGCTCGACGACGTCCGCGCGACCGGCGCCGACGGGCTGTTCTTCTCCAACGGCCCCGGCGACCCGGCCGCCACCACCGGTCAGGTCGCCCTGCTGCAGGACGCGCTGCGCGCCGGCATCCCGTACTTCGGGATCTGCTTCGGCAACCAGCTCTTCGGCCGCGCGCTCGGCTTCGGGACCTACAAGCTGAAGTACGGCCACCGCGGCATCAACCAGCCGGTGATGGACCGCACCACCGGCAAGGTCGAGGTCACCGCGCACAACCACGGCTTCGCGGTCGACGCCCCGCTGGAGGGCTCGACGACCACCGAGTTCGGCGAGGTCACGGTCAGCCACGTCTGCCTCAACGACGACGTCGTCGAGGGCCTCGAGCTCCGCGACGCCGGCGGCCGGCTCCGCTCGTTCTCCGTGCAGTACCACCCGGAGGCAGCGGCCGGCCCGCACGACGCCGCCTACCTCTTCGACCGCTTCTGCGACCTGATGGGAGGCACCCTCTGA
- a CDS encoding iron-sulfur cluster-binding protein: MADRVAAGPHEPVHVVGEVVATKRVGAYRHLTLAAPGVPERFRAGTFVAVSVPGHTARRALWVHRVRASSAYGPTLDVVVEPTGPGTTWLATQPVGTPVTLTGPLGRAFALPKDPVACLLVGEGYAAAPMFPLAERLRERGCAVSLVVSAPDEARLLSALEARRSARSVTVLTADGSVGRRGSVADHVDELVARDVDVVYAAGPAPVLHAVAAAAERHGAWSQVAVEVATPCGTGLCHGCPLPVVGEDSVDRVVRACTEGPVVRGDRVRWAALTTPGPR; the protein is encoded by the coding sequence GTGGCTGACCGGGTGGCGGCCGGGCCGCACGAGCCCGTTCACGTCGTGGGGGAGGTGGTCGCCACCAAGCGGGTCGGCGCCTACCGCCACCTCACGCTCGCCGCCCCCGGCGTGCCCGAGCGGTTCCGCGCCGGCACCTTCGTCGCCGTGAGCGTGCCCGGGCACACCGCACGCCGTGCGCTGTGGGTGCACCGCGTGCGGGCCTCCAGCGCGTACGGCCCCACCCTCGACGTGGTCGTCGAGCCCACCGGCCCCGGCACCACCTGGCTGGCCACCCAGCCCGTCGGCACCCCGGTCACCCTCACCGGCCCGCTCGGCCGGGCGTTCGCGCTGCCCAAGGACCCGGTGGCCTGCCTGCTCGTCGGTGAGGGCTACGCCGCGGCGCCGATGTTCCCGCTCGCCGAGCGGCTCCGCGAGCGCGGCTGCGCGGTCTCGCTCGTCGTGTCCGCGCCCGACGAGGCCCGCCTGCTGTCGGCGCTGGAGGCGCGTCGCTCCGCCCGGTCGGTCACCGTGCTCACCGCCGACGGGTCGGTCGGGCGTCGCGGGTCGGTCGCCGACCACGTCGACGAGCTGGTGGCCCGCGACGTCGACGTCGTCTACGCCGCCGGCCCGGCCCCGGTGCTGCACGCCGTCGCGGCGGCGGCCGAGCGGCACGGCGCCTGGAGCCAGGTCGCCGTCGAGGTCGCCACGCCCTGCGGGACGGGCCTGTGCCACGGCTGCCCGCTGCCGGTCGTCGGGGAGGACTCCGTGGACCGCGTCGTCCGTGCCTGCACGGAGGGCCCGGTGGTCCGCGGCGACCGCGTCCGCTGGGCGGCCCTGACCACCCCGGGGCCCCGATGA